From one Agrobacterium fabrum str. C58 genomic stretch:
- a CDS encoding DUF995 domain-containing protein, whose translation MRTTISKCGFSAFVLCLAMVAPSAVHAAGGTKTPKPLRTSEVVEMYFDKTWKWDTGGGRFIADGRKFIAATEEKGKKSVGEGRWTVDANGTLCMRATWKAEAGSGKADTCFDHGRIGKVLYQRKQGGQWYVFRHNPPRPGDEFLKLVRKDDVTPQIAAYDKAMTATR comes from the coding sequence ATGAGAACAACAATAAGCAAATGCGGATTCTCCGCTTTCGTACTGTGTCTTGCAATGGTTGCGCCAAGCGCCGTCCATGCTGCAGGCGGCACGAAGACGCCGAAACCGCTCAGAACCAGTGAAGTCGTGGAGATGTACTTCGACAAGACCTGGAAATGGGATACGGGCGGCGGACGCTTCATCGCCGACGGCCGTAAATTCATCGCCGCAACGGAAGAAAAAGGCAAGAAGTCCGTCGGTGAAGGCCGCTGGACCGTCGATGCCAACGGCACACTGTGCATGCGCGCCACCTGGAAAGCCGAGGCGGGAAGCGGCAAGGCCGATACCTGCTTCGACCACGGCCGCATCGGCAAGGTGCTCTACCAGCGTAAGCAGGGTGGGCAATGGTACGTGTTCAGGCACAACCCGCCACGCCCTGGCGATGAATTCCTCAAGCTCGTCCGCAAGGACGATGTAACGCCGCAGATCGCCGCCTACGACAAGGCGATGACGGCAACAAGGTAA
- a CDS encoding glycosyltransferase family 2 protein — MKTHSTPSVPSARAIAATGDLRMQPVFRGWNRMAYRLGIGGWLVTLAWFWIWWLDRDRIIDWPYYTVVTITLAWITLLPSYFIFIFLNAKVVDPQSPLPRGRVAMVVTKAPSEPFAVVEKTLLAMLEQKGLEFDVWLADEAPDAHTLKWCGAHGVFVSTRQGVADYHRKTWPRRTRCKEGNLAYFYDHYGYERYDFVAQFDADHVPEPDYLREIIRPFADPAVGYVSAPSICDANADQSWAARGRLYAEASLHGALQLGYNNGWAPLCIGSHYAVRTKALREVGGLGPELAEDHSTTLLMNAGGWRGIHAVNAIAHGDGPVTFADLIVQEFQWSRSLMTILLQYSRHYVPKLPPRLKFQFLFSQLWYPLFSGFMALMFVLPAVALVQGHVLVNASYPAFLMHFLPVSLIMIVFAFFWRATGAFRPHNAKLFSWEAMVFLFLRWPWSLMGVLAAIRDTVRGDFVDFRITPKGTQAKPPLPLRVVAPYMVLAALSLLAMVLAPRENGAEGFFIFAAINVAIYAGLSVFLLIRHAMENGLPKLPALRGGASAAACSLLLVAGSAAELSSHAIGGLEALSHGQPYVSFTETRFTVAGAGVEGARSIRLKLRIALPVLRGPQDMQAEPVVVPPPAVATGEILLADNRVGQ; from the coding sequence GGCATCGGCGGCTGGCTGGTGACCCTCGCCTGGTTCTGGATCTGGTGGCTCGACCGCGATCGCATCATCGACTGGCCATATTACACGGTCGTCACGATAACGCTCGCCTGGATCACGCTTCTGCCGTCCTATTTCATCTTCATCTTCTTGAATGCGAAGGTCGTCGATCCGCAGTCGCCACTGCCGCGGGGCAGGGTGGCGATGGTCGTCACCAAGGCGCCGTCGGAACCCTTTGCCGTGGTAGAAAAGACGCTGCTGGCCATGCTGGAGCAGAAGGGGCTGGAATTCGATGTCTGGCTGGCCGACGAGGCCCCGGATGCACACACACTGAAATGGTGTGGAGCGCACGGCGTTTTCGTCTCCACCCGGCAGGGCGTCGCCGACTATCATCGCAAGACCTGGCCGCGTCGCACCCGCTGCAAGGAGGGTAATCTCGCCTATTTCTACGATCACTATGGTTACGAGCGTTATGATTTCGTCGCCCAGTTCGATGCCGATCATGTGCCTGAACCGGATTATCTGCGCGAGATCATACGTCCCTTTGCCGATCCGGCTGTGGGGTATGTCTCGGCCCCGAGCATCTGCGATGCGAATGCCGATCAGAGCTGGGCCGCGCGTGGCAGGCTATATGCCGAGGCAAGCCTGCATGGCGCACTGCAGCTGGGCTACAATAATGGCTGGGCGCCGCTTTGCATCGGTTCGCATTATGCCGTGCGCACGAAGGCTCTGCGGGAGGTTGGCGGCCTTGGGCCGGAGCTTGCCGAAGATCATTCCACCACGCTTCTGATGAATGCCGGTGGCTGGCGCGGCATCCATGCCGTGAACGCCATCGCCCATGGCGACGGGCCGGTGACTTTTGCCGACCTCATCGTGCAGGAATTCCAGTGGTCGCGCAGTCTGATGACCATTCTGCTGCAATATTCGCGGCATTACGTGCCGAAGCTGCCCCCGCGGCTGAAGTTCCAGTTCCTGTTTTCGCAGCTCTGGTATCCGTTGTTCTCCGGCTTCATGGCACTGATGTTCGTGCTTCCGGCGGTTGCGCTGGTACAAGGCCATGTACTGGTCAACGCTTCCTATCCGGCGTTTCTGATGCATTTCCTGCCGGTTTCACTGATCATGATCGTGTTTGCCTTTTTCTGGCGGGCCACGGGCGCATTCCGTCCGCACAATGCGAAGCTTTTCAGCTGGGAAGCCATGGTGTTCCTGTTCCTGCGCTGGCCCTGGTCGCTGATGGGTGTGCTGGCGGCGATACGGGACACGGTCCGTGGCGATTTCGTCGATTTCCGCATTACGCCCAAGGGCACGCAGGCAAAACCGCCGCTGCCGTTGCGGGTTGTCGCGCCTTACATGGTGCTCGCAGCGCTCAGCCTTCTCGCCATGGTTCTGGCGCCGCGGGAAAACGGGGCGGAAGGTTTCTTCATCTTCGCCGCCATCAATGTGGCGATCTATGCGGGCCTGTCGGTGTTTCTGCTGATCCGCCACGCAATGGAAAACGGTTTGCCAAAGCTGCCGGCCCTGCGTGGCGGAGCAAGCGCTGCGGCCTGTTCCTTGCTGCTGGTGGCCGGAAGTGCCGCTGAACTCAGCTCCCATGCGATCGGCGGGCTGGAAGCCCTGTCGCACGGGCAACCCTATGTCAGTTTTACCGAAACGCGGTTCACGGTCGCGGGTGCGGGCGTGGAAGGCGCGAGGTCGATACGCCTGAAACTGCGCATTGCCCTTCCGGTATTGCGTGGACCGCAGGACATGCAGGCGGAGCCTGTCGTTGTACCGCCGCCAGCGGTGGCAACTGGAGAAATATTGCTGGCCGACAATAGGGTCGGGCAATGA